One Nitrospira sp. DNA window includes the following coding sequences:
- a CDS encoding 1,4-alpha-glucan (glycogen) branching enzyme, GH-13-type — translation MDPLLNHSPGEHLDSASQQGRLTPPSHSLLTADDLHLFNEGSHFHLYDKLGAHPTTVQGIEGTYFAVWAPEAEQVSVFGTFNHWDASRHPLRPRQSSGIWEGFVPGVGIGTLYKFHIRSRHHGAELIKTDPFARLNEVPPKSASVVWTLDYTWQDQAWMQSRARHNALDAPISIYEVHFGSWMRVPGEDNRSLSYREAAPKLIDYVRRMGFTHVEFLPLMDHPFFGSWGYQTTGYFAPSANYGTPQDLMHLIDQLHQHEIGVILDWVPSHFPTDGHGLSRFDGSYLFEHADPRQGFHPDWNTAVFNYSRNEVRSFLISSALFWLEQYHADGLRVDAVASMLYLDYSRKEGEWIPNRHGGRENLEAIAFLRQLNEEIYRRHPDVQTYAEESTSWPSVSRPTYTGGLGFGMKWDMGWMHDTLEYMALDPVYRKHHHRNLTFRMLYAFHENFLLPLSHDEVVHGKGSLLGKMPGDDWQKFANLRALFGYMYAQAAKKLIFMGGEIGQWREWAHDDSVDWNLLQYRPHQGLQQWVADLNHLYRTEPALHEYDFNPRGFEWIDCDDVDAGVISLLRHGRSPQQSIAVVCNFTPVPRLQYRVGVSQGGYWKELLNSDASIYGGSGLGNLGGIQAEAVPTHNRTHSLSLTLPPLAVLFFKPAS, via the coding sequence GTGGACCCGCTTCTGAATCACAGCCCAGGCGAGCACCTCGACTCGGCATCGCAGCAAGGCAGACTCACGCCGCCGAGCCACAGTCTGCTCACGGCGGACGACCTGCACCTCTTCAATGAAGGTTCCCACTTTCATCTCTATGACAAACTCGGAGCGCACCCCACGACCGTACAAGGCATCGAGGGCACCTACTTTGCGGTGTGGGCCCCGGAGGCCGAACAGGTCTCGGTCTTCGGCACCTTCAACCATTGGGATGCCTCTCGTCACCCCCTGCGACCCCGTCAATCCTCGGGCATTTGGGAAGGATTCGTCCCAGGGGTGGGAATCGGCACGCTCTACAAATTTCATATCCGCTCGCGACATCACGGCGCAGAACTGATCAAGACCGATCCCTTTGCCCGCCTGAACGAGGTTCCGCCGAAATCCGCTTCGGTCGTCTGGACCCTCGATTACACATGGCAGGACCAGGCCTGGATGCAGAGCCGCGCCCGGCACAATGCGCTCGATGCCCCGATCAGCATCTACGAAGTGCATTTCGGTTCCTGGATGCGGGTTCCCGGCGAAGACAACCGCTCGCTCAGTTATCGGGAAGCGGCGCCGAAACTCATCGACTATGTCCGGCGGATGGGCTTTACCCATGTGGAGTTCCTCCCCCTCATGGACCACCCCTTTTTCGGTTCCTGGGGCTATCAAACGACCGGCTACTTCGCCCCCTCCGCCAACTATGGGACGCCGCAGGACTTGATGCACCTCATTGACCAGCTGCACCAGCACGAGATCGGCGTCATCTTGGACTGGGTGCCGTCGCATTTCCCGACCGACGGGCACGGCCTGAGCCGATTCGACGGCAGCTATCTCTTCGAGCATGCGGATCCTCGACAGGGCTTCCATCCCGATTGGAACACCGCCGTGTTCAACTACAGCCGCAATGAAGTGCGCAGCTTTCTCATCAGCAGCGCCCTCTTCTGGCTGGAGCAGTACCATGCCGATGGATTGCGTGTGGACGCCGTCGCTTCCATGTTGTATCTGGACTACTCGCGGAAGGAAGGCGAATGGATTCCCAACCGGCACGGCGGGCGGGAAAACCTGGAGGCGATCGCCTTCCTGCGGCAGCTCAACGAAGAGATCTATCGACGCCACCCGGATGTGCAGACCTATGCGGAAGAATCCACCTCCTGGCCTTCTGTGTCACGCCCGACCTATACGGGTGGATTGGGATTCGGAATGAAATGGGACATGGGCTGGATGCACGACACGCTGGAGTACATGGCGCTCGATCCGGTCTATCGCAAACACCACCATCGCAACCTCACCTTCCGCATGCTTTACGCGTTTCATGAAAACTTCCTGCTTCCGCTGTCCCACGACGAAGTCGTCCACGGGAAGGGCTCGCTCCTGGGGAAAATGCCCGGCGACGATTGGCAGAAATTCGCCAACCTGCGCGCATTGTTCGGCTACATGTATGCGCAGGCCGCCAAAAAACTGATCTTCATGGGCGGCGAGATCGGCCAGTGGCGGGAATGGGCGCACGACGACAGCGTCGATTGGAACCTGTTGCAGTACCGACCACACCAGGGCCTTCAACAATGGGTGGCCGACCTCAATCATCTGTACCGCACCGAACCGGCCCTCCATGAATACGACTTCAATCCTCGGGGGTTCGAGTGGATCGACTGCGATGATGTCGATGCCGGCGTCATCAGCCTCTTGCGGCACGGCCGGTCACCCCAACAGAGCATCGCAGTCGTCTGTAATTTTACGCCGGTCCCGCGGCTGCAGTATCGGGTCGGGGTCTCGCAAGGCGGCTACTGGAAAGAACTATTGAACAGCGACGCCTCGATCTACGGCGGCAGCGGCCTCGGGAATTTAGGCGGCATCCAGGCTGAGGCCGTGCCGACCCATAACCGTACACACTCCCTCTCGTTGACCCTGCCTCCCCTGGCGGTTCTCTTCTTCAAACCTGCCTCGTAG
- a CDS encoding Efflux transport system, outer membrane factor (OMF) lipoprotein — protein MRKLALVLSSTLLAACAVGPDFTKPDATTPYGFRMAEPGGDATSIANTPWWELLKDQELQKLIRTALEENKDLQRAVAAVEEFQARLFIARTDFAPQMSVTGNFPAFGRKAVFLFPGFPNPFNYYLQGNLSWELDIWGRIRRSNEAARGDLLSREENRRAIVLQLVSGVAEAYFDLLQFDMQLDISHRTLKSWEESVRIAQARLRQGMISKLDADQFEAERANAAARAAEFERQKVQKENQLSVLLGRNPGQIARGRSLTEQVMPPDVPPGLPSELLQRRPDILQAEQNLAAATARIGMAKADRFPKLSITGILGVASPHLTQLVANETSFGVVGPGLTGPLLNAQILGFQQRAAEAQARQALAQYEQSVLVAFKEVEDSLVAVRTVREQRTAQLQQVEALRSALNLANLRYKGGLANYLDVLIAQRNLFEAELALMGTHRLHLVSIVQLYKALGGGWNPEGHSPVQPLPVISDTGKG, from the coding sequence ATGCGTAAACTGGCTCTCGTGCTCTCGTCGACCCTCTTGGCGGCCTGTGCCGTCGGACCGGACTTTACCAAGCCTGATGCCACCACCCCGTACGGCTTTCGCATGGCCGAGCCTGGTGGTGATGCCACGTCGATCGCCAACACGCCCTGGTGGGAACTGCTGAAGGACCAAGAACTTCAGAAATTGATCCGTACAGCGTTGGAGGAGAACAAGGACCTCCAGCGTGCCGTGGCGGCGGTGGAAGAATTTCAGGCCCGGTTGTTCATTGCGAGGACGGACTTCGCCCCGCAGATGAGCGTCACGGGAAATTTCCCGGCGTTTGGTCGGAAGGCCGTATTCTTGTTTCCGGGATTCCCGAACCCGTTCAATTATTACTTGCAGGGTAATCTTTCGTGGGAACTCGATATTTGGGGCCGCATCCGGCGTTCCAACGAGGCGGCGCGCGGTGATCTCCTGTCGCGAGAAGAAAACCGCCGCGCGATCGTGCTGCAGCTCGTGAGCGGCGTGGCGGAGGCCTACTTTGATCTGCTCCAGTTCGATATGCAGCTCGATATCTCGCATCGCACACTCAAGTCGTGGGAAGAATCCGTCAGGATCGCACAGGCGCGATTGCGACAGGGGATGATCTCGAAGCTTGATGCCGATCAGTTTGAGGCGGAGCGAGCCAATGCTGCGGCCAGGGCGGCGGAATTCGAACGGCAAAAAGTACAGAAGGAAAATCAATTGAGTGTGTTGCTGGGGCGAAACCCCGGCCAGATTGCCCGGGGCCGTTCCCTGACGGAACAGGTCATGCCTCCCGATGTTCCCCCCGGCCTTCCTTCCGAATTGCTCCAGCGGCGGCCGGACATCCTGCAGGCGGAACAGAACCTTGCCGCAGCGACGGCCCGCATCGGGATGGCGAAGGCCGATCGGTTTCCGAAGCTCAGCATCACCGGCATCTTGGGCGTGGCGAGTCCGCATTTAACGCAACTTGTGGCCAATGAAACCTCATTCGGCGTGGTCGGGCCAGGCCTGACCGGTCCTCTGTTGAATGCGCAAATTTTGGGATTCCAGCAACGGGCTGCCGAGGCACAAGCGCGACAGGCCTTGGCGCAGTACGAACAATCCGTGTTGGTTGCATTCAAGGAAGTCGAGGATTCATTGGTGGCGGTTCGGACGGTTCGAGAGCAGCGCACGGCGCAATTGCAGCAGGTCGAGGCCTTGCGGTCTGCGCTCAACCTGGCCAATCTTCGCTATAAGGGTGGGCTGGCGAACTATCTCGACGTGTTGATTGCGCAGCGCAACCTGTTCGAGGCGGAGCTGGCCCTGATGGGGACTCATCGCCTGCACCTGGTTTCCATCGTGCAGCTGTACAAGGCGTTAGGCGGTGGATGGAATCCGGAGGGACATTCGCCGGTTCAACCGTTGCCGGTCATCTCCGATACTGGGAAAGGATAA
- a CDS encoding RND efflux system, inner membrane transporter codes for MISHFFIDRPIFASVLSIIIIVIGLVALRALPVAQFPEITPPVVQVEADYPGANAETVADSVARPIEVQLPGIDNLLYYDSTSTNDGHMSIKLTFEIGTDVDIAQVQTQNRVKLAEPQLPPEVVRQGISINKVSPDLLAVVALSSTDPTHDTVYLSNYAILRVVDNVKRLHGVGNAMVFGSQNYSMRLILDPIRMAQLSLTPTDIANVVREQNRDFPAGTIGREPALKGTELTIPVITQGRLTEVKDFEEMIVRAMPNGSMIRLKDVARVELGAQSYTLEGRWNGKPNVFLLTFLSPGANALDTVKRVRAELAQVSKSFPPGVSYDIPYDTTRFIEVSIKEVIKTLAEAMVLVILVVYLFLQSWRATLIPGVAVPVSLVGTFAGMQALGFSINTLTLFGMVLAIGIVVDDAIVVVENCERHMTQGKLSPKQAAKRAMEEVTGPVIAIVLVLCAVFVPVGFLGGITGELYKQFAITISIAVIISGFVALTLSPALCALVLKPGEERHHGFFGLFNRTFSWMQHRYTSTVGTAMKRRVLSMAVFGVLLVGVFMLFKVIPGSFLPEEDQGYFITIVQLPDGASKQRTDAVLSKIESYFLASPVIHSTDALSGQNFVFNTRGANAATMFLPLRHWDERTAPQHHVKSIIGAAYGEFAKIPEALILAFNAPSIRGLGATGGFSVQLQDPSSGDFNKFSAVAQEFVAKARQNPAIGAIGTSFRVSAPRIFAKVNRERAKALGVPISEVFDTLQAYFGNLYINDFVKYGRVFRVQTEAEAQYRSTPEDISKIYVRAIGPQGTTMIPLDTVVSTEFTSGPDPVTHFNGYNTALVLGAAGPGFSSGQVLDALERVAKEVLVPQGYGIDWSGISYQERMVGSQSLYAFAFGLLMVFLVLAAQYESWVVPFAVILAVPIGLFGALSAVWLKGMSNDIYFQIGLVTLIGLSAKNAILIVEFANKRYEEGHSVLESAVEAATLRFRPIVMTSMAFILGVVPLVIATGAGAASRNSIGTGVFGGMLAATFLAIFFVPLFFVLIRSLSARVKRQTPHSASDAPVEPQKERDYQHA; via the coding sequence GTGATCTCACACTTTTTTATCGATCGGCCGATTTTCGCATCGGTCCTCTCGATCATCATTATCGTGATCGGTCTGGTCGCCCTGCGGGCGTTGCCGGTCGCCCAATTCCCTGAAATCACTCCGCCGGTGGTCCAGGTCGAGGCCGACTATCCCGGAGCCAATGCGGAGACCGTGGCCGATTCGGTGGCGCGACCCATCGAGGTCCAGTTGCCCGGGATCGACAATCTGCTCTATTACGATTCCACCAGCACCAACGACGGGCACATGTCGATCAAGTTGACCTTCGAGATCGGAACCGACGTCGACATCGCGCAGGTGCAGACGCAAAATCGTGTGAAACTGGCGGAACCGCAGCTGCCGCCTGAAGTCGTGCGCCAAGGCATCAGCATCAATAAAGTTTCGCCGGACCTCCTCGCGGTGGTGGCCTTGAGTTCCACAGACCCCACGCACGACACGGTGTATCTGTCCAACTATGCGATTCTCCGCGTCGTCGACAATGTGAAACGGTTGCACGGTGTGGGCAATGCGATGGTGTTCGGCTCGCAGAACTATTCGATGCGGTTGATTCTGGATCCGATCAGAATGGCCCAACTCAGCCTGACGCCGACGGATATCGCGAACGTCGTCCGCGAACAGAACCGGGATTTCCCGGCCGGGACGATCGGCCGTGAGCCGGCGTTGAAAGGCACCGAACTGACGATCCCCGTCATCACGCAGGGCCGCCTGACGGAGGTGAAGGATTTCGAGGAGATGATCGTCCGTGCCATGCCCAATGGATCCATGATCCGGTTGAAGGACGTGGCCAGGGTCGAGCTGGGCGCCCAATCCTATACGCTCGAGGGACGCTGGAACGGCAAGCCGAATGTCTTTCTGCTGACCTTCCTCTCGCCGGGAGCCAATGCGTTGGACACCGTCAAACGGGTCCGCGCTGAATTGGCGCAGGTTTCCAAGAGTTTCCCCCCCGGAGTGTCCTACGACATTCCCTACGACACCACGCGCTTCATCGAAGTCTCCATCAAAGAAGTCATCAAGACGCTGGCGGAGGCCATGGTCCTGGTCATTCTCGTCGTGTATCTCTTCCTCCAGAGTTGGCGGGCGACGTTGATTCCCGGCGTGGCGGTGCCGGTCTCCCTGGTCGGGACCTTTGCCGGCATGCAGGCGCTGGGATTCTCGATCAACACCTTGACGCTGTTCGGCATGGTGCTGGCGATCGGCATCGTGGTGGACGACGCCATCGTCGTCGTGGAGAACTGCGAGCGCCATATGACGCAGGGGAAGCTCTCTCCCAAGCAGGCAGCCAAGCGGGCGATGGAAGAAGTGACGGGACCGGTCATCGCGATCGTGCTGGTGTTGTGCGCGGTGTTCGTGCCGGTCGGGTTTCTGGGCGGCATTACCGGCGAGTTGTACAAGCAGTTCGCCATTACGATTTCGATCGCCGTCATTATTTCCGGGTTTGTCGCCTTGACCTTGAGTCCCGCGCTCTGCGCGCTGGTGCTGAAGCCGGGCGAGGAGCGTCACCACGGGTTCTTCGGCCTCTTCAATCGGACCTTCTCCTGGATGCAGCACCGGTATACGTCGACTGTCGGCACGGCGATGAAGCGTCGCGTGCTGTCGATGGCGGTGTTCGGGGTGCTGCTGGTCGGGGTGTTCATGCTCTTCAAGGTGATTCCCGGCAGTTTCTTACCGGAGGAGGATCAAGGCTATTTCATTACGATCGTCCAACTGCCGGACGGCGCCTCGAAGCAACGAACGGATGCGGTGCTGAGCAAGATCGAGAGTTACTTCCTGGCGAGCCCGGTGATCCATTCGACCGATGCGCTGTCCGGTCAGAATTTCGTCTTCAATACGCGGGGGGCGAATGCCGCTACGATGTTCCTGCCGTTGAGACATTGGGACGAACGCACGGCGCCGCAACACCATGTGAAATCCATCATCGGTGCGGCCTACGGCGAATTCGCCAAAATTCCGGAGGCGCTCATCCTTGCCTTCAACGCGCCGTCTATTCGAGGGCTCGGCGCCACGGGCGGGTTTTCCGTGCAGCTCCAGGACCCGAGCAGCGGGGATTTCAATAAGTTCTCAGCCGTCGCCCAGGAGTTCGTCGCCAAGGCGCGGCAGAATCCGGCGATCGGAGCCATCGGGACGAGTTTCCGCGTCAGCGCGCCGAGGATTTTTGCCAAGGTGAATCGGGAGCGCGCCAAAGCGCTGGGAGTTCCGATTTCGGAAGTGTTCGACACCCTGCAGGCCTATTTCGGCAATCTGTACATCAATGATTTCGTGAAATACGGCCGCGTGTTCCGTGTGCAGACGGAGGCCGAAGCGCAATATCGATCGACGCCCGAAGATATTTCAAAAATTTATGTGCGGGCCATCGGTCCGCAAGGTACCACGATGATTCCATTGGATACCGTGGTGAGTACGGAGTTCACCAGCGGTCCCGATCCGGTCACGCATTTCAATGGGTACAATACCGCGCTGGTCCTCGGCGCGGCGGGGCCGGGGTTCAGTTCGGGACAAGTGCTGGATGCGTTGGAGCGGGTGGCGAAAGAGGTGCTCGTGCCGCAGGGGTATGGAATCGATTGGAGCGGGATCTCGTACCAGGAACGGATGGTCGGGAGTCAGTCGCTCTATGCCTTCGCCTTCGGATTGTTGATGGTGTTCTTGGTCCTAGCCGCTCAGTACGAGAGCTGGGTGGTTCCGTTTGCCGTGATTTTGGCCGTGCCGATCGGACTGTTCGGAGCCTTGAGCGCCGTGTGGCTCAAAGGCATGAGCAACGACATCTATTTTCAAATCGGGCTGGTCACGTTGATCGGACTGTCGGCGAAAAATGCCATCTTGATCGTGGAGTTTGCGAATAAGCGCTATGAGGAGGGACATTCGGTGCTGGAGTCGGCGGTCGAGGCGGCGACACTTCGATTTCGGCCGATCGTGATGACCTCGATGGCCTTCATCCTCGGCGTCGTTCCACTGGTGATCGCTACCGGCGCAGGCGCCGCCAGCCGCAATTCCATCGGCACCGGGGTGTTCGGGGGGATGTTGGCCGCCACATTTCTGGCCATCTTTTTTGTGCCGTTGTTTTTCGTTTTGATTCGCTCGTTGAGTGCCCGTGTGAAGAGGCAGACTCCCCATTCTGCCTCCGATGCACCGGTTGAACCACAGAAGGAGCGAGACTATCAACATGCGTAA
- a CDS encoding HlyD family secretion protein, with protein sequence MARRTGSSTLASILWGSLALALSAGCKQEAGSSPAPPISEVGIIVAGAQDVPDEPEFIGQAESSRPVEIRSQVTGILKQWFFKEGRDVKKGDRLYQIDPVPFHAAMLSAKAKVAQSEARLVQAKQNLARVKPLLAEQAVSTKDVDDAVAEELAAKAALEGAKAELVKAKFDLDNTLIVAPIDGMIERTRIYEGRLVSAQTDLLTLIHQVDPMYVIVSAPESFLLKRRRDSDAKRIQHPGVYHLRGVLTFVDGTTYGQEGVLDLLDVGLKTDTGSRQARVVFPNPDRVLLPGQFVRVRFKGTLKTGAILVPQRAVQQGAKGSIVFVVGNEDKVEMREIQATSWQGTQWIVEEGLQVGDRVIVEGLHKIAPGAQVKPVPVREPGASPASDPAQPQPERAS encoded by the coding sequence ATGGCCAGGCGAACAGGATCATCGACTCTAGCCTCGATTCTGTGGGGATCGCTCGCGCTGGCCCTGTCGGCTGGTTGCAAGCAGGAAGCCGGTTCTTCCCCGGCTCCCCCGATCTCCGAAGTCGGCATCATCGTGGCCGGGGCGCAGGATGTGCCGGATGAACCGGAATTCATCGGGCAGGCCGAATCGTCCCGGCCGGTGGAAATCCGTTCGCAGGTGACGGGCATTTTGAAACAATGGTTTTTCAAGGAAGGACGCGACGTCAAAAAAGGCGACCGCCTGTATCAAATCGACCCCGTTCCGTTCCACGCCGCGATGTTGAGCGCCAAGGCGAAGGTGGCCCAATCGGAAGCGCGCCTCGTGCAGGCCAAACAGAACCTGGCTCGGGTCAAGCCGCTGCTGGCCGAGCAGGCCGTGAGCACCAAGGACGTGGATGATGCCGTCGCCGAAGAACTGGCGGCGAAGGCCGCCCTGGAAGGTGCCAAGGCTGAACTCGTCAAGGCCAAATTCGATCTGGACAATACCCTCATCGTGGCTCCGATCGACGGCATGATCGAGCGGACTCGTATCTATGAAGGACGGTTGGTTTCGGCGCAAACCGATCTGCTGACGTTGATCCATCAGGTCGATCCGATGTATGTGATCGTCAGTGCGCCGGAAAGTTTCCTGCTGAAGCGGCGGCGGGACAGCGATGCCAAGCGGATTCAACACCCCGGCGTCTATCACTTGCGCGGCGTCCTCACCTTTGTGGATGGGACCACGTACGGGCAGGAAGGGGTGTTGGACCTGCTCGATGTCGGACTGAAGACCGACACAGGATCGCGGCAGGCCAGGGTGGTGTTCCCCAATCCGGATCGGGTGCTGTTGCCGGGCCAGTTTGTGCGGGTGCGATTCAAGGGCACGCTCAAGACGGGGGCGATCCTGGTGCCGCAACGTGCCGTCCAGCAAGGCGCTAAAGGCTCCATCGTGTTCGTCGTCGGGAACGAGGACAAGGTTGAGATGCGGGAGATCCAGGCGACGAGCTGGCAAGGCACCCAATGGATCGTCGAAGAGGGACTGCAGGTCGGCGACCGTGTCATCGTGGAGGGCCTGCATAAGATCGCGCCGGGAGCACAGGTGAAGCCGGTTCCAGTCCGTGAACCGGGCGCGTCGCCCGCCTCGGATCCCGCCCAACCGCAACCGGAGCGTGCCTCGTGA